The sequence AACGCTACCTGCACCAGTGTACCATCGGTTACGCTCATGCGGAAGATTTTAGAGAATGCTTTCACCATGGGGTTGGTAATATCGTTGGCAAAGCCCCAGAGTGCAAAGCAGAATGTTACGAGTATAAAGGGGATGAGGTAGTTAACCCCATCCTTGACTATCAGAGATTGTTGTTGCTTTTCCATTTTCTTTAGTAGGTTTTTAGAAGTGAACTAAGATACGGAATACCTTGCCAGGTGCCTCGCTCCACTGCAGCATGGCCTTGGGGGCCTGCTCGGGTGCTACGTCGGCACTAATCAGACGGTCAACCGGACATGTGCCACGCTCCAGGTAGTGGATCACTGCACGGAAATCCTGTGGCTGGGCATTACGCGAACCACGAATGTCGAGCTCCTTCTGTACAAAGAACTTGGTTTGGAACGATACGTCGGTCTTGGCATAGCCGATGCAAACCACGCGACCGGTGAAAGCTACTTCGTTTACAGCCATCTGGTAGGTAGGTGCGCTACCCACAGCCTCGATAATTACATCGGGACCGAAACCCTCGGTCAGCTCCAGCAATCGGGCATGTACATCCTCGGTCTTGGTGTTGATGGCGTAAGTGGCGCCCATCTCCTTGGCCAGTGCCAGCTTCTCGTCGTCGATATCGGCAGCAATCACGGTAGCACCGCGCAGGGCCGAACGTACGATAGCTCCCATGCCAACCATACCGCAACCAATCACCACTACGGCGTCGATATCGGTTACTTGGGCACGATTCACGGCGTGGAAACCAACACTCATAGGCTCGATGAGGGCGCAGGTGCGGGGATCGAGATTACCAGCGGGAATCACCTTCTCCCAAGGCAGAGCGATGAACTCGCGCATGGCACCGTTGCGCTGTACGCCTAGTGTTTCGTTATGCTGACAGGCGTTTACGCGCTGGTTACGGCACGAGGCGCACTTGCCGCAGTTAGTGTAAGGATTGCAGGTTACCACCATGCCGGGCTTCAGGTGTTCGGGCACGTCGGCACCCACCTTTTCAATCACGGCACCCACCTCGTGGCCAGGTATAACGGGCATTTTTACCATGGGGTTCTTACCCAGCCATGTGCTCAGGTCGGAACCACAAAAACCTACATACTTGAGGCGCAGCAGCAC is a genomic window of Xylanibacter ruminicola 23 containing:
- a CDS encoding zinc-binding alcohol dehydrogenase family protein, which gives rise to MKAIQIPGERQMEIVNIPEQEMKPNEVLLRLKYVGFCGSDLSTWLGKNPMVKMPVIPGHEVGAVIEKVGADVPEHLKPGMVVTCNPYTNCGKCASCRNQRVNACQHNETLGVQRNGAMREFIALPWEKVIPAGNLDPRTCALIEPMSVGFHAVNRAQVTDIDAVVVIGCGMVGMGAIVRSALRGATVIAADIDDEKLALAKEMGATYAINTKTEDVHARLLELTEGFGPDVIIEAVGSAPTYQMAVNEVAFTGRVVCIGYAKTDVSFQTKFFVQKELDIRGSRNAQPQDFRAVIHYLERGTCPVDRLISADVAPEQAPKAMLQWSEAPGKVFRILVHF